The Candidatus Krumholzibacteriota bacterium genomic interval TCGCTGCCGTCAAGATCGATCGTGGAAGTCTTCTCGCCAAGATGGAACCCAACCGTCGAGGATCCGGTCATTTCCAGAAAAAGACGTGAAAGCAGATGTTGTCCTGAATGCTGTCGGGTGTGATCAATTCGCCTTTCCGATTCTATCCTGCCCTCTACGAAGTCCCCTTTATTCAATATCCCGTTGATTGTGTGACAGATCCCATATTCGTCTTCACTGACTTGAGTCACTTCAAGACCATCAAGTGTTCCTCTGTCATCCGGTTGTCCGCCAGAAAAGGGATAAAAATATGTCTTTTCGAGCCATACTCTTGTCTTTCCATTTTCCGCATCTTCCGTCCTGACAACCATGGTTGAAAAAACAAATCGATCAGGTTCCGATAAATATCCTCTTTCATTAATATCCATCAGAATCCGCCTTTTGCCAGGGTTCAACATAGAGCAGATCAACGATAAAAAAGAAATCCTATGACAGCAGCGCTGAGTATCGTGTATACAGGATGAATATTAAGATAAAATACTACTATGAACGCCAGAAGCGCGATAATAAATGTGTCCCAGTTAAATATCGATTTTGGACCAAGATGCGCCACTGTCACCATCAAAAGGGCTATTACTACCGGGCGTACGCCCCGGATGATCGCCTGAACTGAATGTAGATTCCTGTATTTGTAATATAACATTGACAGCAATATTATAAAAATGCTTGAAGGCAATAGCATGGCAATCAGAGCGGAGGCAGCGCCTATCGGCCCGGCTGTTTTCAACCCTATGCATAAAGCCATTTTTGTGGCTATCGGACCTGGCAACGTACTGGCCATCGCGTAAGCATCGACAAACTCCTCCGCAGTCAACCACCCGTAATTAGTGACGACTTCTTTTTCAATGAGAGGTATAAGTGCCGGGCCACCACCATATCCAAATGTCCCTACTTTTAGAAATGATAAAAAAATCGACCAATATAGCCCCATATATTTATCACATCCATCCGGTTAAAAGACATCATGATCCTATCGCATAAATAATATCCGAAGTTGGCAAAAGCTACAACCTGTATATTTTGTGGAAATTGATCTATCAGATCATATGGTTGATTTTACCGGCCTGAGATAACCTTAATTGAGCTGAATAAAGAATAAATTCAGGGATGGTGTCAATATCGACGACATAATCCGCAGCTCCAAGTTTAAGCGCTGTACTTGCCATGCCGTAAACAAGAGATGACGTCCTGTCCTGGACCAGAGTTACTGCTCCGGCTTCCTTCATTTTCATCAATCCGTGAGCTCCATCTTGTCCCATACCGGAAAGAATTATCCCCACGGCATTGGATTGAAGAAATGTCGCTGCTGATTCCATAAGTACGTCAACAGACGGTCTTGCTCCTGAAACATTTGGAAATTCGTAATCCATGACTATTTTTATATTACTTCCGATTTTTCTTAGCCGCATATGACACCCTCCGGGGGCGACATAAACGACTCCTGGCCTGGCAATTTCTTCATGAACTGCTTCCTTGACCAGAATTTGGCTTTTCCTGTTAAGGCTTTCTGTCAAATAGGAAGTGAAAAATTCGGGAATGTGTTGAACAATAAAAACAGGGTAGGGAAATTTTTCGGGCAATTTTGAAATCAACTTTGATAACGCTTTAGGTCCGCCAGCGGATGAACCAACGCATACAGCCGAAAACACGCTGTCGATCTCCTCGGGGAACACTACAGTTTTAATATCAACATTTTCATTATCGGATGATTTTTCAGGATTATACTTGATTTTCCTGTCATTGATCGATGCAGTTCCATTTTCTTTCTCATTCCTGGCCTCATAAGCGGCCTTTATCAGGGCTACCAGCTCATCCCGCATCTTTATCATATCATCTTTCTTGCCGCTGGCTGGCTTTGGAATGAACCCAAAGGCTCCTTCTTCGAGGGCTTCCATGGAAATATGCGCCCCCGGTTGCGTATAGGAGCTTATCATTATTATGGGAGTATCCGAGAAGGTCCGTATCTT includes:
- a CDS encoding chromate transporter is translated as MGLYWSIFLSFLKVGTFGYGGGPALIPLIEKEVVTNYGWLTAEEFVDAYAMASTLPGPIATKMALCIGLKTAGPIGAASALIAMLLPSSIFIILLSMLYYKYRNLHSVQAIIRGVRPVVIALLMVTVAHLGPKSIFNWDTFIIALLAFIVVFYLNIHPVYTILSAAVIGFLFYR
- the cheB gene encoding chemotaxis-specific protein-glutamate methyltransferase CheB — its product is MSINILCADDSNHVLEILSRLLSSVREIGKVYKAKNGEEAIQMMKMYAPDVITLDLKMPVLDGLQTLKKIRTFSDTPIIMISSYTQPGAHISMEALEEGAFGFIPKPASGKKDDMIKMRDELVALIKAAYEARNEKENGTASINDRKIKYNPEKSSDNENVDIKTVVFPEEIDSVFSAVCVGSSAGGPKALSKLISKLPEKFPYPVFIVQHIPEFFTSYLTESLNRKSQILVKEAVHEEIARPGVVYVAPGGCHMRLRKIGSNIKIVMDYEFPNVSGARPSVDVLMESAATFLQSNAVGIILSGMGQDGAHGLMKMKEAGAVTLVQDRTSSLVYGMASTALKLGAADYVVDIDTIPEFILYSAQLRLSQAGKINHMI